Proteins co-encoded in one bacterium genomic window:
- a CDS encoding sigma-54 dependent transcriptional regulator encodes MAKERILVVDDSPETLEMLRRTLTAEGYRVFTAGSVAEAIRLLDGTAVDLLITDLRMPNVSGLELVRHVRENNRDTEVMMITGYATVEGAVEAIKTGAEEYLPKPFTDEELFAAVGRSLEKLSLRRAAFRRRRLVSHDDYGIVGESKVMKKVFGAIGKAAGTSATVLITGESGTGKELVSRAIHYHGSRAQAPFVPVNCGGIPEGLLESELFGYVKGAFTGANQSRAGFFQTAEGGTIFLDEISETSLAMQVKLLRVLQDKEVSMVGSAKSRKIDIRILTATNKNLRVLVERGHFREDLYYRLNVINIDVPPLRERGEDVLLLARHFIGKYALELDRSRADFTSGALRVLVNYSWPGNVRELENLIQRLMVMVEGETLDVSDLPSHMRYSVPSGGRLNRTLAEVEAEYIRNVLEEVGQNKTRAAKILDIDRKTLREKLSRSRKVDDDVV; translated from the coding sequence ATGGCCAAAGAAAGGATTCTGGTCGTTGACGATTCCCCGGAAACCCTGGAGATGCTCAGGCGTACCCTGACGGCCGAGGGGTACCGGGTTTTCACCGCCGGCAGCGTGGCCGAGGCCATTCGTCTCCTCGACGGAACCGCGGTGGACCTCCTGATAACGGACCTGCGCATGCCCAACGTGTCCGGGCTGGAGCTGGTGCGCCACGTGCGTGAGAACAACCGCGACACCGAGGTGATGATGATTACCGGGTACGCGACGGTGGAGGGCGCGGTGGAGGCCATCAAGACCGGGGCGGAGGAGTACCTGCCCAAGCCCTTCACCGACGAGGAGCTCTTCGCCGCGGTGGGGCGGTCCCTGGAGAAGCTGAGCCTCCGTCGGGCGGCCTTCCGGCGCCGCCGCCTCGTGTCCCACGACGACTACGGCATCGTGGGCGAATCCAAGGTCATGAAGAAGGTTTTTGGGGCGATAGGAAAGGCCGCCGGGACCTCGGCCACCGTGCTCATCACCGGGGAGTCCGGCACCGGCAAGGAGCTCGTCTCCCGGGCCATCCACTACCACGGCTCGCGGGCGCAGGCCCCCTTCGTGCCGGTCAACTGCGGCGGCATACCCGAGGGGCTCCTGGAGAGCGAGCTCTTCGGGTACGTCAAGGGGGCCTTTACGGGGGCCAACCAGTCCAGGGCCGGGTTCTTCCAGACCGCCGAGGGCGGCACCATCTTCCTGGACGAGATAAGCGAGACCTCCCTGGCCATGCAGGTGAAGCTGTTGCGGGTGCTGCAGGACAAAGAGGTCTCCATGGTCGGTTCGGCCAAGAGCCGGAAGATTGATATCCGCATCCTCACCGCCACGAACAAGAACCTGCGCGTGCTGGTGGAGCGGGGCCACTTCCGCGAGGACCTCTACTACCGGCTGAACGTGATCAACATAGACGTCCCGCCGCTGCGCGAGCGCGGGGAGGACGTGCTGCTGCTGGCGCGGCACTTCATCGGCAAGTACGCCCTGGAGCTCGACCGGTCCCGGGCGGATTTCACCTCGGGCGCGCTGCGGGTTTTGGTCAACTACAGCTGGCCGGGCAACGTGAGGGAGCTGGAAAACCTGATTCAGCGCCTGATGGTCATGGTCGAGGGGGAGACGCTGGACGTGAGCGATCTGCCCTCCCACATGCGCTACAGCGTCCCGTCCGGCGGGCGCCTGAACCGCACCCTGGCGGAGGTCGAGGCCGAGTACATCAGGAACGTGCTGGAAGAGGTGGGTCAGAACAAGACCCGGGCGGCCAAGATTCTCGACATTGACCGGAAAACACTCCGGGAGAAGTTGAGCCGCAGTCGGAAGGTGGATGACGACGTAGTTTAA